The Paenibacillus sp. RC334 nucleotide sequence CTAATCATCATACACCACCCAAACTCACTAAATTATTCCAACACTAAGTCACTCCAGTATCTCCCATTCATGCTTACATCTAAAATATCCTTCCCCAATAGGCAATCCGCGCAGATTTTTCTTGGGCAATACTCTAAATTCGGACACATAGTCATTGCGATCATATGGATACATAGCCATTTCATCAGAGATATGAACGGAAATGAAATATCGTCCATCTAAAAAGTCATTATTCTCCACTTTAATTTTAAATACGGAATAAGGCTGGTCTAATTTCATATCATCACGAACAGTA carries:
- a CDS encoding Wzt carbohydrate-binding domain-containing protein, translated to MVTGEDIVFTIELGFRESGLKYGVGLIIYNEKGDIVTLFNTVRDDMKLDQPYSVFKIKVENNDFLDGRYFISVHISDEMAMYPYDRNDYVSEFRVLPKKNLRGLPIGEGYFRCKHEWEILE